A genomic region of Palaemon carinicauda isolate YSFRI2023 chromosome 11, ASM3689809v2, whole genome shotgun sequence contains the following coding sequences:
- the LOC137649407 gene encoding luc7-like protein 3: MSGMIKPQIKCPVLEALINSGKLSEENIVAAHELLEEAEEEFLVKQEPVDPQTEGMKADGYVDAEIRRNTVEETLLKLKMMAEQEERERRREEMEARREEEREEKRRAKELEARWEEREAEREENEQEAAHEITRQEGDGSKGYHKTRRKKEKTGRNESKARR, encoded by the coding sequence ATGAGTGGGATGATTAAACCCCAAATCAAGTGTCCagtcttagaagcgttgataaactcgggaaagttgtcggaagagaatattgtggccgctcatgaactgttggaggaagctgaagaagaatttttagtgaagcaagaaccagttgacccacaaactgaaggcatgaaagcagatgggTATGTTGATGCTGAGATTCGACGAAATACAGTGGAAGAGACTTtgctcaagttgaagatgatggcagaacaagaagaaagagagagaaggcgagaagaaatggaagcaaggcgagaagaagagagagaagaaaaacgacgTGCGAAAGAACtggaagcaagatgggaagaaagagaggcagaacggGAAGAAAATGAACAAGAAGCAGCCCATGAGATTACAAGACAGGAGGGAGATGGAAGCAAGGGATATCATAAGACGAGAAGAAAGAAGGAGAAGACGGGAAGAAATGAAAGCAAGgcgagaagatga